A window of the Cucurbita pepo subsp. pepo cultivar mu-cu-16 chromosome LG01, ASM280686v2, whole genome shotgun sequence genome harbors these coding sequences:
- the LOC111777326 gene encoding uncharacterized protein LOC111777326: MIGLLSEIIWRTSTGMNMAYQGKNGKWEGSVGGLVDAPVDKVWPLVTQSKRLQEWMPMVERCTDITGDEGTPGYIRVVSGFMFPQKDGERSWIKEKLLSMDSSARSYSYKMEASNVGLDGSINTLKLVDYGEDSTLIEWKFEINPLEGVCEESIIDFLGFLYKSCINRIEGAIEVAAHSKKV; this comes from the exons ATGATCGGTTTGCTATCTGAGATAATTTGGAGGACAAGCACAGGCATGAACATG GCATATCAGGGAAAGAATGGGAAATGGGAAGGATCAGTAGGGGGTTTAGTTGATGCTCCTGTGGACAAAGTATGGCCCTTGGTCACTCAATCCAAAAGGCTGCAGGAGTGGATGCCAATGGTCGAGAGATGCACCGACATAACCGGAGACGAAGGCACCCCAGGCTACATACGGGTCGTGTCGGGTTTCATGTTCCCGCAGAAAGACGGAGAAAGATCATGGATCAAAGAGAAGTTGCTTTCCATGGACTCATCAGCTCGTAGTTACAGTTACAAAATGGAAGCAAGCAATGTGGGATTAGATGGATCCATCAACACATTAAAGCTTGTGGACTATGGAGAAGATTCAACATTGATTGAATGGAAGTTTGAGATAAATCCTTTGGAAGGTGTTTGTGAAGAGAGCATCATTGATTTTCTGGGATTTCTCTACAAATCTTGCATCAACAGAATTGAAGGTGCGATTGAAGTAGCTGCACATTCTAAAAAAGTTTGA
- the LOC111777318 gene encoding sedoheptulose-1,7-bisphosphatase, chloroplastic: METGIACCARGALFPNLSSNHSTALLSPSFASKNLKASSLFGESLRQVPKSSVKLVTSRSKTIPLKTRCEIGDSLEEFLTKATPDKGLIRLLTCMGEALRTISFKVRTASCGGTACVNSFGDEQLAVDMLADKLLFEALRYSHFCKYACSEEVPELQDMGGPVEGGFSVAFDPLDGSSIVDTNFSVGTIFGVWPGDKLTGVKGSDQAAAAMGVYGPRTTYVLALKDFPGTHEFLLLDEGKWQHVKETTEIGEGKLFSPGNLRATFDNPDYDKLINYYVKEKYTLRYTGGMVPDVNQIIVKEKGIFTNVISPSTKAKLRLLFEVAPLGFLVEKAGGYSSDGRQSVLDKVIENLDERTQVAYGSKEEIIRFEETLYGSSRLNSGVPVGAAA; the protein is encoded by the exons ATGGAGACTGGAATTGCTTGCTGCGCCCGCGGGGCTCTTTTTCCCAACCTTTCTTCTAACCATTCAACTGCTCTCCTGTCTCCTTCTTTCGCCTCCAAG AATCTGAAAGCGAGCTCCCTATTTGGGGAGTCATTAAGGCAAGTTCCCAAGTCATCAGTGAAGCTGGTGACATCAAGGTCAAAGACCATTCCCCTCAAAACCAGATGTGAGATTGGGGATAGTTTG GAAGAGTTTCTCACCAAAGCAACCCCTGATAAGGGATTGATCAGACTGCTGACATGCATGGGAGAAGCTTTGAGGACCATTTCCTTCAAAGTCAGGACGGCTTCTTGTGGAGGAACTGCATGTGTCAACTCCTTTGGAGACGAACAGCTTGCTGTCGATATGCTTGCTGACAAGCTTCTATTCGAG GCCTTGAGATACTCACACTTCTGCAAATATGCTTGCTCTGAAGAGGTGCCAGAGCTTCAAGACATGGGAGGCCCTGTTGAAG GAGGATTCAGTGTTGCATTCGACCCGCTCGATGGTTCAAGTATTGTGGACACAAACTTCAGTGTCGGCACCATCTTTGGAGTGTGGCCAGGTGATAAGTTGACTGGAGTGAAGGGAAGTGATCAAGCTGCCGCTGCCATGGGAGTTTACGGTCCCCGCACGACATATGTTCTTGCTCTGAAAGACTTCCCTGGCACTCATGAGTTCCTTCTTCTTGACGAAG GAAAATGGCAACATGTTAAAGAGACAACAGAGATTGGGGAAGGAAAACTGTTCTCTCCTGGAAATTTGAGGGCCACATTTGATAATCCTGACTATGATAAG CTGATCAACTACTATGTGAAGGAAAAATACACATTGAGATACACCGGTGGAATGGTTCCTGATGTCAACCAG ATTATTGTGAAAGAGAAGGGGATTTTCACAAACGTGATATCTCCCTCAACCAAAGCTAAGCTGAGGCTGTTATTTGAGGTAGCTCCCTTAGGATTCTTAGTGGAGAAAGCAGGAGGTTACAGCAGCGATGGCCGTCAGTCTGTGCTTGACAAGGTGATCGAGAATCTCGATGAAAGAACCCAAGTTGCTTATGGATCTAAAGAAGAGATCATTCGTTTTGAAGAAACTCTCTATGGATCGTCCAGGCTTAACTCAGGGGTGCCTGTTGGTGCTGCAGCTTAA